A window from Camelus dromedarius isolate mCamDro1 chromosome 9, mCamDro1.pat, whole genome shotgun sequence encodes these proteins:
- the GP6 gene encoding platelet glycoprotein VI isoform X1, with amino-acid sequence MRISTSPRPQPTFVVVFLMTVILAGLCLEQVIHAHYGPLPKPSLQALPSSLVPLGTPVTVRCQGPPGVDLYRLEKLKSSQYFDYGVLSFSAMEKRFAGVYRCSYQNGSRWSLPSSQLELVATGVFTKPSLSAQPSAAVSPGMDVTLRCESQYGFDRFALYKEGDTGPYKRPEQWYLADFPITTVTAANSGTYRCYSFSSSSPYLWSAPSDPLELVVKGNSVTPSWLPTELPSSVTESSEAPGRLSPSLVNQGSTAGISPYFQRRQTLQLVSTCPSLDQLPPRSLTLPKAGCFPYTQELQPWALGLWCVACEGEGVYQHLELRAGQRSGVKVEVF; translated from the exons ATGAGGATTTCAACTTCTCCACGTCCTCAGCCGACatttgttgttgtctttttgatgacagtcatCCTTGCAG ggCTGTGTCTGGAGCAGGTGATACATGCTCACTACG GCCCGCTGCCCAAGCCCTCCCTCCAAGCCCTGCCCAGCTCCCTTGTGCCCCTGGGGACGCCGGTGACCGTCCGCTGCCAGGGGCCTCCAGGCGTGGACTTGTACCGCCTGGAGAAACTGAAATCCAGCCAGTATTTTGATTATGGGGTTCTCTCCTTCTCTGCCATGGAGAAACGTTTCGCCGGGGTCTACCGCTGCTCGTACCAGAACGGGAGCCGCTGGTCTCTTCCCAGCAGCCAGCTGGAGCTGGTGGCCACTG GCGTTTTCACCAAGCCCTCACTCTCAGCCCAGCCCAGTGCAGCAGTGTCCCCAGGGATGGACGTGACTCTGCGGTGTGAGAGCCAATACGGTTTTGACCGATTTGCTCTGTACAAGGAGGGAGACACTGGGCCCTACAAGAGACCTGAGCAGTGGTACCTGGCCGACTTCCCCATCACCACGGTGACCGCTGCCAACAGCGGGACTTATCGATGCTACAGCTTTTCCAGCAGTTCCCCGTACCTGTGGTCAGCCCCCAGCGACCCTCTGGAGCTCGTGGTTAAAG GGAACTCCGTGACCCCCAGCTGGCTGCCCACAGAGCTGCCGTCCTCTGTAACAG AATCGTCAGAAGCCCCAGGGAGGCTGAGCCCCTCGCTCGTGAACCAAGGCTCCACAGCTG GAATATCACCATACTTCCAGAGGCGTCAGACCCTCCAGCTGGTGAGTACGTGTCCGTCTCTGGACCAGCTTCCTCCCCGCTCCCTGACTTTACCCAAGGCCGGCTGCTTTCCCTACACACAGGAGCTACAGCCCTGGGCTCTTGGGCTCTGGTGTGTAGCGTGTGAAGGGGAGGGGGTCTATCAGCatctggagctcagagctggGCAAAGATCAGGGGTGAAGGTTGAGGTTTTCTAA
- the GP6 gene encoding platelet glycoprotein VI isoform X4, whose amino-acid sequence MRISTSPRPQPTFVVVFLMTVILAGLCLEQVIHAHYGPLPKPSLQALPSSLVPLGTPVTVRCQGPPGVDLYRLEKLKSSQYFDYGVLSFSAMEKRFAGVYRCSYQNGSRWSLPSSQLELVATGVFTKPSLSAQPSAAVSPGMDVTLRCESQYGFDRFALYKEGDTGPYKRPEQWYLADFPITTVTAANSGTYRCYSFSSSSPYLWSAPSDPLELVVKGNSVTPSWLPTELPSSVTESSEAPGRLSPSLVNQGSTAGISPYFQRRQTLQLVPPSSATLRAIWSGYASGLWF is encoded by the exons ATGAGGATTTCAACTTCTCCACGTCCTCAGCCGACatttgttgttgtctttttgatgacagtcatCCTTGCAG ggCTGTGTCTGGAGCAGGTGATACATGCTCACTACG GCCCGCTGCCCAAGCCCTCCCTCCAAGCCCTGCCCAGCTCCCTTGTGCCCCTGGGGACGCCGGTGACCGTCCGCTGCCAGGGGCCTCCAGGCGTGGACTTGTACCGCCTGGAGAAACTGAAATCCAGCCAGTATTTTGATTATGGGGTTCTCTCCTTCTCTGCCATGGAGAAACGTTTCGCCGGGGTCTACCGCTGCTCGTACCAGAACGGGAGCCGCTGGTCTCTTCCCAGCAGCCAGCTGGAGCTGGTGGCCACTG GCGTTTTCACCAAGCCCTCACTCTCAGCCCAGCCCAGTGCAGCAGTGTCCCCAGGGATGGACGTGACTCTGCGGTGTGAGAGCCAATACGGTTTTGACCGATTTGCTCTGTACAAGGAGGGAGACACTGGGCCCTACAAGAGACCTGAGCAGTGGTACCTGGCCGACTTCCCCATCACCACGGTGACCGCTGCCAACAGCGGGACTTATCGATGCTACAGCTTTTCCAGCAGTTCCCCGTACCTGTGGTCAGCCCCCAGCGACCCTCTGGAGCTCGTGGTTAAAG GGAACTCCGTGACCCCCAGCTGGCTGCCCACAGAGCTGCCGTCCTCTGTAACAG AATCGTCAGAAGCCCCAGGGAGGCTGAGCCCCTCGCTCGTGAACCAAGGCTCCACAGCTG GAATATCACCATACTTCCAGAGGCGTCAGACCCTCCAGCTG GTCCCGCCCTCCAGCGCTACACTGAGGGCAATCTGGTCCGGATATGCCTCGGGGCTGTGGTTCTAA
- the GP6 gene encoding platelet glycoprotein VI isoform X3 — protein MELRTGQGTMSSSLPALFCLGLCLEQVIHAHYGPLPKPSLQALPSSLVPLGTPVTVRCQGPPGVDLYRLEKLKSSQYFDYGVLSFSAMEKRFAGVYRCSYQNGSRWSLPSSQLELVATGVFTKPSLSAQPSAAVSPGMDVTLRCESQYGFDRFALYKEGDTGPYKRPEQWYLADFPITTVTAANSGTYRCYSFSSSSPYLWSAPSDPLELVVKGNSVTPSWLPTELPSSVTESSEAPGRLSPSLVNQGSTAGISPYFQRRQTLQLVSTCPSLDQLPPRSLTLPKAGCFPYTQELQPWALGLWCVACEGEGVYQHLELRAGQRSGVKVEVF, from the exons ATGGAGCTCAGGACGGGCCAAGGAACCATGTCCTCATCCCTGCCTGCCCTCTTCTGCCTTG ggCTGTGTCTGGAGCAGGTGATACATGCTCACTACG GCCCGCTGCCCAAGCCCTCCCTCCAAGCCCTGCCCAGCTCCCTTGTGCCCCTGGGGACGCCGGTGACCGTCCGCTGCCAGGGGCCTCCAGGCGTGGACTTGTACCGCCTGGAGAAACTGAAATCCAGCCAGTATTTTGATTATGGGGTTCTCTCCTTCTCTGCCATGGAGAAACGTTTCGCCGGGGTCTACCGCTGCTCGTACCAGAACGGGAGCCGCTGGTCTCTTCCCAGCAGCCAGCTGGAGCTGGTGGCCACTG GCGTTTTCACCAAGCCCTCACTCTCAGCCCAGCCCAGTGCAGCAGTGTCCCCAGGGATGGACGTGACTCTGCGGTGTGAGAGCCAATACGGTTTTGACCGATTTGCTCTGTACAAGGAGGGAGACACTGGGCCCTACAAGAGACCTGAGCAGTGGTACCTGGCCGACTTCCCCATCACCACGGTGACCGCTGCCAACAGCGGGACTTATCGATGCTACAGCTTTTCCAGCAGTTCCCCGTACCTGTGGTCAGCCCCCAGCGACCCTCTGGAGCTCGTGGTTAAAG GGAACTCCGTGACCCCCAGCTGGCTGCCCACAGAGCTGCCGTCCTCTGTAACAG AATCGTCAGAAGCCCCAGGGAGGCTGAGCCCCTCGCTCGTGAACCAAGGCTCCACAGCTG GAATATCACCATACTTCCAGAGGCGTCAGACCCTCCAGCTGGTGAGTACGTGTCCGTCTCTGGACCAGCTTCCTCCCCGCTCCCTGACTTTACCCAAGGCCGGCTGCTTTCCCTACACACAGGAGCTACAGCCCTGGGCTCTTGGGCTCTGGTGTGTAGCGTGTGAAGGGGAGGGGGTCTATCAGCatctggagctcagagctggGCAAAGATCAGGGGTGAAGGTTGAGGTTTTCTAA
- the GP6 gene encoding platelet glycoprotein VI isoform X2, with amino-acid sequence MRISTSPRPQPTFVVVFLMTVILAGLCLEQVIHAHYGPLPKPSLQALPSSLVPLGTPVTVRCQGPPGVDLYRLEKLKSSQYFDYGVLSFSAMEKRFAGVYRCSYQNGSRWSLPSSQLELVATGVFTKPSLSAQPSAAVSPGMDVTLRCESQYGFDRFALYKEGDTGPYKRPEQWYLADFPITTVTAANSGTYRCYSFSSSSPYLWSAPSDPLELVVKGNSVTPSWLPTELPSSVTESSEAPGRLSPSLVNQGSTAESSRNITILPEASDPPAGPALQRYTEGNLVRICLGAVVLIFLVGILAEDWHSRRKPLRRRVRAAHRPLPPLPPRPQN; translated from the exons ATGAGGATTTCAACTTCTCCACGTCCTCAGCCGACatttgttgttgtctttttgatgacagtcatCCTTGCAG ggCTGTGTCTGGAGCAGGTGATACATGCTCACTACG GCCCGCTGCCCAAGCCCTCCCTCCAAGCCCTGCCCAGCTCCCTTGTGCCCCTGGGGACGCCGGTGACCGTCCGCTGCCAGGGGCCTCCAGGCGTGGACTTGTACCGCCTGGAGAAACTGAAATCCAGCCAGTATTTTGATTATGGGGTTCTCTCCTTCTCTGCCATGGAGAAACGTTTCGCCGGGGTCTACCGCTGCTCGTACCAGAACGGGAGCCGCTGGTCTCTTCCCAGCAGCCAGCTGGAGCTGGTGGCCACTG GCGTTTTCACCAAGCCCTCACTCTCAGCCCAGCCCAGTGCAGCAGTGTCCCCAGGGATGGACGTGACTCTGCGGTGTGAGAGCCAATACGGTTTTGACCGATTTGCTCTGTACAAGGAGGGAGACACTGGGCCCTACAAGAGACCTGAGCAGTGGTACCTGGCCGACTTCCCCATCACCACGGTGACCGCTGCCAACAGCGGGACTTATCGATGCTACAGCTTTTCCAGCAGTTCCCCGTACCTGTGGTCAGCCCCCAGCGACCCTCTGGAGCTCGTGGTTAAAG GGAACTCCGTGACCCCCAGCTGGCTGCCCACAGAGCTGCCGTCCTCTGTAACAG AATCGTCAGAAGCCCCAGGGAGGCTGAGCCCCTCGCTCGTGAACCAAGGCTCCACAGCTG AATCTTCTAGGAATATCACCATACTTCCAGAGGCGTCAGACCCTCCAGCTG GTCCCGCCCTCCAGCGCTACACTGAGGGCAATCTGGTCCGGATATGCCTCGGGGCTGTGGTTCTAATATTCCTGGTGGGGATTCTGGCAGAAGATTGGCACAGCCGAAGGAAACCCCTGAGGCGCCGGGTCAGAGCGGCCCACAggccactcccacccctcccaccccgcccGCAGAACTAG